A single region of the Felis catus isolate Fca126 chromosome F2, F.catus_Fca126_mat1.0, whole genome shotgun sequence genome encodes:
- the LYPD2 gene encoding ly6/PLAUR domain-containing protein 2, with protein MRGARPVLLVLVLAACSGELVGALRCYTCHEPTSVSSCVTIATCGVNETMCKTTLYSLEIVYPFLGDSTVTKSCSSKCVPSDVDGIGQTRPVSCCNNDLCNVGGAPALDGHRSLAFVLVLLLLWSFGP; from the exons ATGAGGGGGGCACGGCCGGTgctgctggtgctggtgctggcGGCCTGCAGCGGCGAGCTGG TGGGGGCCCTGAGATGCTACACCTGTCACGAGCCCACCAGTGTGTCCAGCTGTGTCACCATCGCCACCTGCGGTGTCAACGAAACCATGTGCAAGACCACCCTCTACTCCTTGGAGATAG TGTACCCCTTCTTGGGGGACTCCACGGTGACCAAGTCCTGCTCCAGCAAGTGCGTGCCCTCGGACGTGGACGGCATCGGCCAGACGCGGCCCGTGTCCTGCTGTAACAACGACCTGTGCAACGTGGGCGGGGCGCCCGCCCTGGACGGCCACCGCAGCCTGGCCTTCGTGCTGGTGCTCCTCCTGCTCTGGAGCTTTGGACCCTag
- the SLURP2 gene encoding secreted Ly-6/uPAR domain-containing protein 2, which produces MAAWLPGAPASLRDTMRLLLGLLLAAALSLELAQALMCHQCKGFGGCTRAFRCPWNSNYCVTIATRVPLSLIDLPMVTKSCQTSCPDVSTLGLGPHVSIACCQFSLCNQD; this is translated from the exons ATGGCAGCCTGGCTGCCCGGGGCACCAGCCTCTCTCCGGGACACCATGCGGCTGCTCCTCGGGCTCCTGCTGGCTGCCGCCCTGAGCCTGGAGCTGG CCCAAGCCTTGATGTGTCACCAGTGCAAGGGCTTCGGAGGGTGCACCCGTGCGTTCAGATGCCCATGGAACTCCAACTACTGCGTCACCATCGCCACCC GGGTCCCCTTAAGCCTCATCGACCTGCCTATGGTGACCAAGTCGTGCCAGACCAGCTGCCCCGACGTCTCTACCCTGGGCCTCGGCCCCCACGTGTCCATTGCCTGCTGCCAGTTCAGCCTCTGCAACCAGGACTGA